A DNA window from Nitrososphaerota archaeon contains the following coding sequences:
- a CDS encoding serine protein kinase RIO, with translation MAEEDDPPAISEEDETPRMKARLLRSDRENRYLRKDSNQRKVMEEVFDRVTLLAIEDLVARKDLGYLNGVVNSGKEARVYYGVDAEGEPVAVKIYLTASSDFRKRLGYIAGDRRFANIPSNTRSVIYLWTRKEFKNLQLAESAGVRVPSPLAFHKNIIVMEYVGVPPQPAPNFAESEVDEEDYDWTFKTIAKLRRGAKLVHADLSEFNIFKSGAERVLFDMGSAVLLTHPQAEEYLRRDVSNMVRFFRKRGIFKRDADSWMEEILG, from the coding sequence GTGGCCGAAGAAGACGACCCGCCCGCAATCTCAGAGGAAGACGAAACGCCGAGGATGAAGGCGAGGCTCCTCCGCTCCGACCGCGAGAACAGGTACCTGAGGAAGGATTCTAACCAGCGCAAGGTGATGGAGGAAGTCTTCGACCGGGTGACCCTGCTCGCCATCGAGGACCTCGTCGCCCGGAAGGACCTGGGGTACCTCAACGGTGTCGTGAACTCTGGAAAGGAGGCCCGGGTGTACTATGGGGTCGACGCGGAGGGGGAGCCGGTGGCTGTGAAGATCTACCTGACGGCCTCATCCGACTTCAGGAAACGTCTGGGCTACATAGCGGGGGACCGAAGGTTCGCCAACATCCCCTCTAACACCCGGAGCGTCATCTACCTGTGGACCCGGAAGGAGTTCAAGAACCTCCAGCTCGCCGAGTCTGCCGGAGTCCGGGTCCCCAGTCCTCTGGCGTTCCACAAGAATATCATCGTGATGGAGTACGTGGGCGTCCCGCCCCAGCCCGCACCGAACTTCGCGGAATCGGAGGTCGACGAGGAGGACTACGACTGGACCTTCAAAACCATCGCCAAACTACGCCGCGGGGCCAAGCTGGTGCACGCCGACCTTTCCGAATTCAACATCTTCAAGTCAGGGGCAGAAAGGGTCCTCTTCGACATGGGTTCAGCGGTGTTACTTACCCACCCCCAGGCAGAAGAGTACCTGAGGCGAGACGTCTCCAACATGGTCAGGTTCTTTAGGAAGCGCGGGATTTTCAAGAGGGACGCGGATTCATGGATGGAGGAGATACTAGGATGA
- a CDS encoding nucleotide exchange factor GrpE, which translates to MSNRKTPEDEDHAGQADVTSSDGLVVQEGKQDEELLTRLKYMQADFENYRKRTEKELRDVEEASVRNLVVRLLSVVDELELAVEHSEGGSAGNELTEGVEMVHKNLVSALESVGLRRIVAVGKVFDPALHEAVEKTRGRSAGADIVVEEIRPGYTFRGQVIRPSMVKVELAKKAAQEEAKAIE; encoded by the coding sequence TTGTCAAACAGGAAAACGCCAGAGGACGAGGACCATGCAGGTCAGGCAGACGTAACCTCATCAGATGGACTAGTTGTCCAAGAAGGAAAGCAGGATGAGGAATTGCTTACCCGACTGAAGTACATGCAGGCGGACTTCGAGAATTACAGGAAGAGGACCGAGAAAGAGCTGAGGGACGTGGAGGAGGCGTCCGTGAGGAACCTTGTGGTCAGGCTGTTGAGCGTAGTCGACGAATTGGAGCTGGCGGTGGAGCACAGTGAAGGCGGGAGTGCGGGCAATGAGCTGACGGAAGGCGTCGAGATGGTGCACAAGAACTTGGTATCCGCCTTGGAGTCGGTCGGCCTCAGGAGGATAGTGGCGGTTGGAAAGGTCTTCGACCCCGCATTGCACGAAGCGGTCGAGAAGACGAGGGGAAGGTCGGCTGGAGCGGACATAGTGGTTGAGGAGATAAGGCCCGGGTACACCTTCCGGGGGCAGGTCATAAGGCCGAGCATGGTAAAGGTTGAATTGGCCAAGAAGGCGGCCCAAGAGGAGGCGAAGGCGATTGAGTAG